One bacterium DNA window includes the following coding sequences:
- a CDS encoding UDP-2,3-diacylglucosamine diphosphatase has product MSAHYFVSDAHIGGGHPDAEQRLFRFLESIRGKAESLYILGDLFEFWFEYGRAIPKPGFRALAELAELSRMGTRIGYLKGNHDFWFKDFWRRELGAEATDELEVTLDGKRVFLAHGDTLDRTFVPRVFRVLMRSRIDGWLYSLLHPDIGIGLALAVARASRVGRARPTLVEDMASFAQSKLASGFDIVIMGHSHVPEVRQLRGGVYVNVGNWLTSFTYGVIRDGVASLEVFEGGGG; this is encoded by the coding sequence TTGAGCGCGCACTACTTCGTATCTGACGCCCACATCGGCGGCGGTCACCCCGACGCCGAGCAGCGGCTGTTCAGATTCCTCGAGTCAATCCGCGGCAAGGCAGAGTCGCTCTACATCCTCGGCGACCTGTTTGAGTTCTGGTTTGAGTATGGCCGGGCGATTCCCAAGCCGGGGTTTCGAGCGTTGGCTGAACTCGCCGAGTTGAGTCGGATGGGTACACGCATTGGCTACCTTAAGGGCAATCACGACTTCTGGTTCAAAGATTTCTGGCGTCGCGAACTCGGGGCAGAGGCGACGGACGAACTCGAAGTCACGCTGGACGGCAAGCGGGTTTTCCTCGCCCACGGCGACACCTTGGACCGGACGTTCGTGCCTCGGGTCTTTCGGGTGCTGATGCGCAGTCGGATTGACGGCTGGCTTTACTCACTGCTTCACCCGGACATCGGTATCGGCCTTGCCCTGGCGGTGGCCCGGGCCAGCCGGGTCGGACGCGCCAGGCCAACACTGGTCGAAGACATGGCCAGCTTCGCCCAAAGCAAACTTGCCTCTGGTTTCGATATCGTCATCATGGGGCATTCGCACGTGCCCGAGGTCCGGCAGCTCCGGGGCGGCGTGTACGTCAATGTCGGCAACTGGCTGACC